The following proteins are co-located in the Campylobacter concisus genome:
- a CDS encoding diadenosine tetraphosphate hydrolase — protein sequence MQTKKSNKELINCFKDYIDIADASYAMLHNVFENERNGLDELYDK from the coding sequence GTGCAAACTAAAAAATCAAATAAAGAGCTAATAAATTGCTTTAAAGACTATATTGATATAGCTGATGCAAGTTATGCAATGCTTCATAATGTATTTGAGAATGAAAGAAATGGACTTGATGAGCTTTATGATAAATGA
- a CDS encoding tRNA 2-selenouridine synthase, with the protein MKFLAITLLLLTSIFLIACSANQANKKISNSELENLAKQYGGVYIFNQKFVDEIERREKEREDLAKNLGDKIRSNPRKIKQGDKFITIYDVDMTLVNQKLPQTLSNGKKYYTRWIDYENQTGKKAKTSEVYINKIIEFIGLENFNKEKPYLDLGKLYVDDNGEIVPISIDVYYETYSTKYGLFGDEGMGISFSKKSIVPVSGGNKFILINNKFIKANKDK; encoded by the coding sequence ATGAAATTTCTAGCTATAACACTCTTACTTCTAACAAGTATATTTTTAATAGCTTGCTCAGCTAATCAAGCAAACAAAAAGATAAGTAACTCTGAATTAGAAAACTTAGCTAAACAATATGGCGGAGTATATATATTTAATCAAAAATTTGTTGATGAGATAGAGAGAAGAGAAAAAGAAAGAGAAGATCTAGCCAAAAATTTAGGTGATAAAATAAGATCAAATCCTAGAAAGATAAAACAAGGTGATAAATTTATAACGATATATGATGTAGATATGACCTTGGTAAATCAAAAACTCCCTCAAACCCTTTCAAATGGTAAAAAATACTACACTCGCTGGATAGATTATGAGAACCAAACTGGTAAAAAAGCTAAAACTTCTGAGGTCTATATAAATAAAATAATTGAGTTTATAGGTTTAGAAAATTTTAACAAAGAAAAACCATATTTAGATTTAGGAAAATTATATGTAGATGATAATGGAGAAATAGTTCCTATAAGCATAGATGTTTATTATGAAACATATAGCACTAAATATGGCTTATTTGGAGATGAGGGAATGGGAATAAGCTTTAGTAAAAAAAGTATAGTTCCAGTAAGTGGCGGAAACAAATTCATTCTAATAAACAATAAATTTATAAAAGCAAACAAGGACAAGTAG
- a CDS encoding tRNA 2-selenouridine synthase produces MNFLTSLCKILRFLIIYFKNLFIKFTVFILLILTSIFLIACSANQANKKISNSELENLAKQYGGVYIFDEKFEKEIERQEQIRDSKRKEILERIKTIPNKNEKNKKMREILKTEFYDNPKMDQTLSNGKRYYENSTDYENQTKKKIKIPTQYKEKVINFIGIDNYNKYKPGFDLGYFCIDQEGNIEVIDMTVDYYIVKTQYGLFGDEGRGVSFAKESFGTKSGDNIFYLTNNKFIKANKDK; encoded by the coding sequence ATGAACTTCTTGACTTCATTGTGTAAAATTCTTAGATTTTTGATTATTTATTTTAAAAATTTATTTATTAAATTTACCGTATTTATATTACTAATTCTAACAAGTATATTTTTAATAGCTTGCTCAGCTAATCAAGCAAATAAAAAGATAAGTAACTCCGAACTAGAAAACTTAGCTAAACAATATGGTGGAGTATATATATTTGATGAGAAATTTGAGAAAGAGATAGAGAGACAAGAACAAATAAGAGATAGTAAAAGAAAAGAAATTTTAGAGAGAATAAAGACAATACCTAATAAAAATGAAAAAAATAAAAAAATGAGAGAAATTTTAAAAACAGAGTTTTACGATAATCCAAAAATGGATCAAACCCTCTCAAATGGTAAAAGATATTATGAAAATTCAACAGACTATGAAAACCAAACCAAAAAAAAGATAAAAATCCCAACACAATATAAAGAAAAGGTTATAAATTTTATAGGTATAGATAATTACAACAAATATAAACCAGGTTTTGATCTAGGTTATTTTTGTATAGATCAAGAAGGCAATATCGAAGTAATAGATATGACAGTTGATTACTATATTGTAAAAACACAGTATGGACTATTTGGTGATGAAGGTAGAGGTGTATCATTTGCCAAAGAGTCTTTTGGTACAAAATCAGGAGATAATATTTTCTACTTAACAAACAACAAATTCATAAAAGCAAACAAGGACAAGTAG
- a CDS encoding Mbeg1-like protein gives MQTKKSNKELINCFKDYIDIADASYAMLHNVFENERNGLDELYDKFGKDNVPENIVNSYREDEIKKPVWRYADGITKGDILKSDQRDENNKTIKMAGSPTAYALCIEARFMADKIVKKPVGANGETKDTELKNDVKNFIALVPDQPPYIFYKPKSISPRTKLFVNRYELVKHIPNQKSGFSSTIFYDTLKSNYIIGFRGTEMKINDLLDDAFMAITSRALMQISALKSLQSSMQEAINSHSQNLSGLDNTAKDIILSGHSLGGHLAQIYAVTFKDSGVKELYTYNAPGIYGGILASAFTWSLRLLSFVAKAIAKGARWIARVIDKDGFIGKMVGSVFNKIKGMFGFKDDKSSVDEYVDVVKNNEQAQKTLADKKVSSNINKASKEKDIDIEIHHVESVKQSINRDEDSFSKDVAVLIEPTFSVISDLGYKLGIDTTGEVKYENTENRHLVNILIRSHFLKESVLVLYMLCYLLENKENEAKIEGKDIAEALDYLNEYIQSLKFKLKCIRSKLNLDVNIDDISDASMLDTPLYIFYAYLNLFYEYGKFSDENFKQDMVGYIIENLGSNIDKNSNKEAHLVKILDIDDLDKLDATKIVSDARAGDIDMLVAICALNLFVFEKKIDVNELGKYFSYSKNIYKNITILRDNRVDIAEASIFVKDRIDMLKSIINLKYADLAKLKENENFLASIDSKDISSSDEAIVIANNKSAQNNDDVAYNNKVATDDIKALMNESVGSIFYKNNDTLSVSAVDKSIVDVEVLKEIFKLDSKNMNQRIYLNSALLSKANEEEDYPLYFKDEKYNSDENIPLNFTHQPRDEDKDIGRLNVAYRNSQANILNYSLLNKSLNINLKPMSKKTKEALSNLNQRQNLQKDNQSKEISSTATSCPVIEDDTIICPHGGHVILKSRAGRSIRSDDQGVILDVDFINSPIVGCSARTPCVIVAYVPRSALSLKSMNDHYAVMQDLVPNCLSNTGSSLRCIKKENKLKLEHSLSNPVFENNNLAVQNPNLNKPLIRLYIKAFASQIDNLLVTTYYLFDKKFEDKNGFSKIKLNLDEGRDVEDKNLKALLADNYDDKRYDIKEFKLRYGVDKLNLIFVVPKNFSSLDKENYKKANSPESGVGFFASLDEFNSSNIEKNRHAYTYVFMSPTGAKSIELEIAKGLDSGYTNDINTTSFVMLVS, from the coding sequence GTGCAAACTAAAAAATCAAATAAAGAGCTAATAAATTGCTTTAAAGACTATATTGATATAGCTGATGCAAGTTATGCAATGCTTCATAATGTATTTGAGAATGAAAGAAATGGACTTGATGAGCTTTATGATAAATTTGGCAAAGATAATGTCCCTGAAAATATCGTAAATTCTTATAGAGAAGATGAAATAAAAAAGCCTGTTTGGAGATATGCAGATGGCATAACAAAGGGAGATATTTTAAAATCAGACCAAAGAGATGAAAATAATAAAACTATTAAAATGGCAGGAAGCCCTACCGCTTATGCTCTTTGTATAGAAGCAAGATTTATGGCAGATAAAATAGTAAAGAAACCAGTTGGGGCAAATGGAGAAACAAAAGATACTGAACTCAAAAATGATGTAAAAAATTTTATAGCTTTGGTACCAGATCAGCCACCCTATATCTTTTATAAACCTAAATCCATCTCCCCTCGCACGAAACTCTTTGTTAATCGCTATGAGCTAGTAAAGCACATACCTAATCAAAAGTCAGGTTTTAGCTCAACTATATTTTATGACACGCTTAAGTCAAACTATATAATAGGATTTAGAGGAACAGAGATGAAAATAAATGATCTCTTAGATGATGCCTTTATGGCTATCACATCAAGAGCGCTTATGCAAATATCTGCTTTAAAATCACTTCAATCCTCTATGCAAGAAGCTATAAATTCTCATAGTCAAAACTTAAGTGGTTTAGATAATACCGCCAAAGACATCATCCTATCGGGTCACTCATTAGGAGGTCATCTAGCTCAAATATATGCAGTAACTTTCAAAGATAGTGGAGTAAAAGAACTTTATACTTATAACGCTCCAGGAATTTATGGTGGCATATTAGCTTCAGCTTTTACTTGGAGCTTAAGGCTTCTTAGCTTTGTGGCTAAAGCCATAGCAAAAGGTGCAAGATGGATAGCAAGAGTCATAGACAAAGATGGCTTTATAGGAAAGATGGTAGGCTCAGTCTTTAACAAGATAAAAGGCATGTTTGGCTTTAAAGATGATAAGAGCAGCGTAGATGAATATGTAGATGTAGTTAAAAATAATGAACAAGCTCAAAAGACTCTTGCAGATAAAAAAGTAAGCTCTAATATAAATAAAGCTAGCAAAGAAAAAGACATAGACATAGAGATACATCATGTAGAGAGCGTTAAACAAAGTATCAATAGAGATGAAGATAGCTTTTCAAAAGATGTAGCTGTTTTGATAGAACCTACCTTTTCGGTCATATCTGATCTAGGTTATAAGCTAGGCATAGATACAACTGGCGAAGTAAAGTATGAAAATACTGAGAATAGGCACTTGGTGAATATATTAATTAGATCTCACTTTTTAAAAGAGAGCGTTTTGGTTTTATATATGTTGTGCTATCTTTTAGAAAATAAAGAAAATGAAGCCAAGATAGAGGGTAAAGATATAGCTGAAGCGCTTGATTATCTAAATGAATATATCCAGTCGCTTAAATTTAAACTAAAATGCATAAGATCGAAGTTAAATTTAGATGTAAATATAGATGATATAAGTGATGCTTCTATGCTAGATACGCCTTTATATATCTTCTATGCTTATTTAAATCTCTTTTACGAATATGGCAAATTTAGTGATGAAAATTTCAAGCAAGATATGGTCGGGTATATAATAGAAAATTTAGGCAGCAACATAGATAAAAATAGCAACAAAGAAGCACATCTAGTAAAGATACTAGATATAGATGATCTAGATAAACTAGATGCGACAAAGATAGTAAGTGATGCTAGAGCCGGTGATATAGATATGCTAGTGGCTATTTGTGCTTTGAATTTATTTGTATTTGAAAAAAAGATAGATGTAAATGAGCTTGGTAAATACTTCTCTTATAGCAAAAACATCTATAAAAATATAACGATACTACGAGATAATAGAGTGGATATAGCAGAGGCTAGCATCTTTGTAAAAGATAGAATAGATATGCTAAAGAGCATAATAAATCTAAAATATGCGGATCTAGCAAAGCTAAAAGAAAATGAAAATTTTTTAGCTAGCATAGACTCTAAGGACATAAGCTCTAGCGATGAAGCCATAGTAATAGCTAATAATAAATCCGCTCAAAATAATGATGATGTAGCTTACAATAATAAAGTAGCAACCGATGATATAAAAGCTCTTATGAATGAGAGCGTGGGAAGTATCTTTTATAAAAACAACGATACCCTTAGTGTAAGTGCAGTGGATAAAAGTATCGTTGATGTTGAGGTATTAAAGGAGATATTTAAGCTAGATAGTAAAAATATGAATCAAAGAATATATCTAAACTCTGCTCTTTTGTCTAAAGCCAATGAAGAGGAGGATTATCCACTTTATTTTAAAGACGAAAAATATAATAGTGACGAGAATATACCTCTAAATTTTACTCATCAGCCAAGAGATGAGGATAAAGATATAGGAAGGCTAAATGTTGCTTATAGAAATTCTCAAGCAAATATATTAAATTATTCACTACTAAATAAGAGTCTAAATATCAATCTAAAACCAATGAGCAAAAAGACTAAAGAGGCTCTTTCAAATTTAAATCAAAGGCAAAATTTACAAAAAGATAATCAATCTAAAGAAATTTCATCCACTGCAACTTCATGCCCTGTCATAGAAGACGACACTATCATTTGCCCACATGGCGGTCATGTGATCTTAAAAAGTAGAGCGGGCAGGAGTATAAGATCAGACGATCAAGGCGTGATACTTGATGTTGATTTTATAAACTCACCAATAGTAGGCTGCTCTGCTAGGACCCCATGCGTCATAGTAGCTTATGTACCAAGATCAGCACTTAGTCTAAAAAGCATGAATGATCACTACGCTGTAATGCAAGATCTAGTGCCAAACTGCCTAAGCAACACCGGTTCTTCGCTAAGGTGCATAAAAAAAGAGAATAAACTAAAACTAGAGCATAGTTTAAGTAATCCTGTGTTTGAGAATAATAACCTTGCCGTACAAAATCCAAATTTAAATAAGCCATTGATCAGACTTTATATAAAAGCTTTTGCTTCTCAAATAGATAATCTTTTGGTAACTACCTATTATCTATTTGATAAAAAATTTGAAGATAAAAATGGCTTCAGCAAGATCAAACTCAATTTAGACGAGGGAAGAGACGTAGAGGATAAGAATTTAAAGGCTCTTTTAGCGGATAATTATGACGATAAGCGTTATGACATCAAAGAATTTAAACTAAGATATGGAGTGGATAAGCTGAATTTGATATTTGTAGTTCCAAAGAATTTTAGCTCTCTTGATAAAGAGAACTACAAAAAGGCAAATAGCCCGGAAAGTGGGGTAGGCTTTTTTGCCAGTTTAGATGAATTTAATAGTTCTAATATAGAAAAGAACAGACATGCTTACACTTATGTTTTTATGTCTCCAACTGGAGCTAAAAGTATAGAGCTTGAGATAGCTAAAGGGCTAGATAGTGGCTATACAAATGACATAAACACAACTAGCTTTGTAATGCTTGTTAGTTGA